The Pseudomonas asiatica genome has a segment encoding these proteins:
- a CDS encoding 2OG-Fe(II) oxygenase: MRAMHISPEHPMLAAVVDDLVTHGWSQQALFLPADLVRALAAECRRRDAEGELNPAGVGRGAAQEVHEAIRGDQIQWIDPGQAEACDQYLSAMDQLRQAINQGLFLGLEDFECHFALYPPGAFYRRHLDRFRDDDRRMVSAVLYLNEGWQPQDGGQLRMFLADGVEHDVEPVAGCLVVFLSGEVPHEVLPAGRERLSLTGWFRRRGNDPF; the protein is encoded by the coding sequence ATGCGCGCCATGCACATCTCCCCTGAACACCCGATGCTTGCGGCCGTCGTCGACGATCTGGTCACCCATGGCTGGTCCCAGCAGGCGCTTTTTCTGCCTGCCGACCTGGTGCGCGCGCTCGCGGCCGAGTGCCGGCGCCGTGATGCCGAAGGCGAACTCAACCCTGCAGGGGTTGGGCGCGGTGCTGCCCAGGAGGTGCACGAGGCCATTCGCGGCGACCAGATCCAGTGGATCGACCCTGGCCAGGCCGAGGCCTGCGACCAGTACCTGAGCGCCATGGACCAGCTGCGCCAGGCCATCAACCAGGGCCTGTTCCTCGGCCTGGAAGACTTCGAATGCCATTTTGCCTTGTACCCGCCAGGGGCGTTCTATCGCCGGCACCTGGACCGCTTCCGCGACGATGACCGGCGCATGGTGTCGGCAGTCCTGTACCTGAATGAAGGCTGGCAGCCGCAGGACGGTGGCCAGTTGCGCATGTTCCTGGCGGACGGTGTCGAGCATGATGTCGAGCCGGTGGCGGGCTGCCTGGTGGTGTTCCTGTCGGGCGAGGTGCCCCATGAGGTGCTGCCGGCAGGGCGTGAGCGGCTTTCGTTGACCGGCTGGTTCCGGCGCCGTGGCAATGACCCCTTCTGA
- a CDS encoding sugar O-acetyltransferase, protein MSLSEKQKMLTGQLYHAGCPELQAEQIANKHWMHRYNSSVELLNDARHGLLVEHFGQVGEGAVIRPPFYCDYGYNISVGRNTFMNFNCVILDVLPVHIGDDCQIGPNVQIYTADHPLDPEVRRTGLESGRPVTIGNNVWIGGAAIILPGVTIGDNAVVGAGSVVTRDVPAGAVVVGNPARVRQPAQGQ, encoded by the coding sequence ATGTCCCTCAGCGAAAAACAGAAAATGCTTACAGGCCAGCTCTATCACGCTGGCTGCCCCGAGCTGCAGGCCGAGCAGATCGCCAACAAGCACTGGATGCACCGCTACAACAGCAGTGTCGAATTGCTCAACGACGCACGTCATGGGCTCCTGGTAGAGCACTTTGGCCAAGTCGGTGAAGGCGCGGTGATCCGCCCGCCGTTCTATTGCGACTATGGCTACAACATCAGCGTCGGCCGTAACACCTTCATGAATTTCAACTGCGTGATCCTCGATGTGCTGCCGGTGCATATTGGTGATGACTGCCAGATCGGCCCCAACGTGCAAATCTATACCGCCGACCACCCGCTCGACCCCGAGGTGCGCCGCACTGGGCTGGAGAGTGGCCGGCCGGTGACCATCGGCAACAACGTGTGGATCGGCGGCGCGGCGATCATCCTGCCGGGGGTGACCATTGGCGATAACGCCGTGGTGGGTGCCGGTAGTGTGGTCACCCGTGACGTGCCGGCAGGCGCGGTGGTGGTGGGCAACCCTGCGCGGGTGCGTCAGCCGGCCCAGGGGCAGTAG
- a CDS encoding DUF4399 domain-containing protein, which yields MNSLFSRAAVAGLLMGASMFASAADALKSQEPPKDAKVFIVSPADGATVDKTFTVKFGIEGMALKPAGDSTPHTGHHHLLVDVDKEPVADMALPSSLMPQAGTALPDGPQVLHFGKAQTETSITLTPGKHTLQLVLGDQYHVPFKPSVVSQKITVDVK from the coding sequence ATGAACAGCCTATTTTCGCGTGCTGCCGTTGCTGGTCTGTTGATGGGAGCGTCAATGTTCGCCAGTGCCGCAGATGCCCTGAAGAGCCAGGAGCCGCCCAAGGATGCCAAGGTCTTCATCGTTTCCCCCGCCGATGGCGCCACGGTCGACAAGACCTTCACCGTCAAGTTCGGCATCGAGGGCATGGCGCTCAAGCCTGCGGGCGACAGCACCCCGCACACCGGGCACCACCACCTGCTGGTGGATGTGGATAAAGAGCCGGTGGCCGACATGGCGCTGCCATCCAGCCTGATGCCACAGGCCGGCACCGCGCTGCCGGATGGCCCGCAAGTGCTGCACTTCGGCAAGGCGCAGACCGAGACCAGCATTACCCTCACCCCGGGCAAGCACACCCTGCAGCTGGTGCTGGGTGACCAGTATCACGTGCCGTTCAAGCCGAGCGTCGTGTCGCAGAAGATTACTGTCGACGTGAAATAG
- a CDS encoding SdiA-regulated domain-containing protein, with amino-acid sequence MRRFVRLFLVLAAIGLLLLGLAGQEFRLFERGWFNLKAWWQPAEQSIGLDRYRVVVEAQPVEGLDDDISALTYDPDRKTLFTVTNARSELIELSLDGRILRRVPLTGFGDPEAVEYVGPNSYVITDERQQRLIRVRLEDDTMFLDAGDAEQLTLGIGLNGNKGFEGLAYDSAGKRLFVAKERDPMLIYEVHGFPHDNPEQPYAVHVVQDRKRDSRLFVRDLSSLQFDERSGHLLALSDESRLVLELDVEGRPLSTLSLRKGFQGLQATVPQAEGIAMDEAGTIYLVSEPNLFYVFKQPAE; translated from the coding sequence ATGCGCCGTTTCGTTCGCCTGTTCCTTGTCCTGGCCGCCATCGGCCTGCTCCTGCTCGGCCTGGCCGGGCAGGAGTTCCGCCTGTTCGAGCGTGGCTGGTTCAACCTCAAGGCCTGGTGGCAGCCCGCCGAGCAGAGCATCGGCCTGGACCGCTACCGGGTGGTGGTGGAGGCGCAGCCGGTCGAAGGGCTGGATGACGACATATCGGCGCTGACCTACGACCCCGACCGCAAGACCCTGTTTACCGTCACCAATGCCCGCTCGGAGCTGATCGAGCTGTCGCTGGACGGCCGCATCCTGCGCCGGGTGCCGCTGACCGGCTTCGGCGACCCGGAAGCCGTGGAGTACGTCGGGCCCAACAGCTATGTGATCACCGACGAGCGTCAGCAGCGGCTGATTCGCGTGCGCCTGGAGGACGACACGATGTTCCTCGATGCCGGCGATGCCGAGCAGCTGACCCTGGGCATTGGCCTGAACGGCAACAAGGGCTTCGAGGGGCTGGCTTACGATTCGGCGGGCAAGCGCCTGTTCGTGGCCAAGGAGCGTGACCCAATGCTGATCTACGAGGTGCATGGCTTCCCGCACGACAATCCTGAACAACCCTATGCGGTGCATGTGGTGCAGGACCGCAAGCGCGATTCGCGGCTGTTCGTGCGGGACCTGTCGAGCTTGCAGTTCGATGAGCGCAGCGGGCACCTGCTGGCGCTGTCGGACGAGTCGCGGCTGGTGCTGGAGCTGGATGTGGAGGGCCGGCCGCTGAGTACCTTGTCGTTGCGCAAGGGGTTCCAGGGGTTGCAGGCGACGGTGCCGCAGGCGGAGGGGATTGCGATGGATGAGGCAGGGACCATCTATCTGGTCAGTGAGCCGAACCTGTTCTATGTGTTCAAACAGCCAGCGGAGTGA
- the serA gene encoding phosphoglycerate dehydrogenase: MSKTSLDKSKIRFLLLEGVHQNAVDTLKAAGYTNIEYLTGSLPEAELKEKIADAHFIGIRSRTQLTEEIFDCAKKLVAVGCFCIGTNQVDLEAARERGIAVFNAPYSNTRSVAELVLAEAILLLRGIPEKNASCHRGGWIKSAANSFEIRGKKLGIVGYGSIGTQLSVLAENMGMQVYFYDPLTKLPLGNAVQVTSLNELLGLADIVSLHVPELPSTQWMIGEKEIRAMKKGAILINAARGTVVELDHLAAAIKDQHLIGAAIDVFPVEPRSNDEQFESPLRGLDNVILTPHIGGSTAEAQANIGLEVAEKLVKYSDNGTSVSSVNFPEVALPAHPGKHRLLHIHENIPGVLSEINKVFAENGINISGQFLQTNEKVGYVVIDVDAEYSDLAQEKLQQVKGTIRSRVLF, encoded by the coding sequence ATGAGCAAGACTTCTCTCGACAAGAGCAAGATCCGGTTCCTTCTTCTTGAAGGTGTGCACCAGAACGCGGTCGATACCCTCAAGGCCGCCGGCTACACCAACATCGAATACCTCACTGGTTCGCTGCCGGAAGCCGAGCTGAAGGAAAAGATCGCCGACGCCCACTTCATCGGCATCCGTTCGCGCACCCAGCTGACCGAAGAGATCTTCGACTGCGCCAAGAAACTGGTCGCCGTTGGCTGCTTCTGCATCGGCACCAACCAGGTCGACCTGGAAGCTGCCCGCGAGCGCGGTATCGCCGTGTTCAACGCGCCATACTCCAACACCCGTTCGGTAGCCGAACTGGTACTGGCCGAAGCCATCCTGCTGCTGCGCGGCATCCCCGAGAAGAACGCTTCCTGCCACCGTGGCGGCTGGATCAAGAGCGCGGCCAACTCCTTCGAAATCCGCGGCAAGAAGCTGGGTATCGTCGGTTACGGCTCGATCGGCACCCAGCTGTCGGTCCTGGCCGAGAACATGGGCATGCAGGTGTATTTCTACGACCCGCTGACCAAGCTGCCACTGGGCAACGCCGTGCAGGTCACCAGCCTGAACGAGCTGCTGGGCCTGGCCGACATCGTTTCGCTGCACGTGCCTGAGCTGCCGTCCACCCAGTGGATGATCGGCGAGAAGGAAATCCGCGCGATGAAGAAGGGCGCGATCCTGATCAACGCCGCACGCGGCACCGTGGTCGAGCTCGACCACCTGGCCGCCGCCATCAAGGACCAGCACCTGATCGGCGCCGCCATCGACGTGTTCCCGGTGGAGCCGCGCTCCAACGACGAGCAGTTCGAAAGCCCGCTGCGTGGCCTGGACAACGTGATCCTGACCCCGCACATCGGTGGTTCCACTGCCGAAGCCCAGGCCAACATCGGCCTGGAAGTGGCCGAGAAACTGGTCAAGTACAGCGACAACGGTACCTCGGTATCCTCGGTCAACTTCCCGGAAGTTGCCCTGCCGGCGCACCCAGGCAAGCACCGCCTGCTGCACATCCACGAAAACATCCCTGGCGTGCTCAGCGAGATCAACAAGGTCTTCGCCGAGAACGGCATCAACATCTCCGGTCAGTTCCTGCAGACCAACGAGAAAGTCGGTTACGTGGTGATCGACGTTGACGCCGAGTACTCCGACCTGGCGCAAGAGAAGCTGCAACAGGTCAAGGGCACCATCCGTTCCCGCGTCCTGTTCTAA
- a CDS encoding DUF523 domain-containing protein gives MTPSDLPKVLVSACLLGQPVRYDGRASGHPDLLQRWQAEGRVVPLCPEVAGGLPTPRPPAEIPGGQGGEVLDGGAQVLTVAGEDVSAEFLAGAQRALELVHRHGIRVAVLKAGSPSCGNRLTYDGTFSGVKVAGEGVTTALLRRAGVLVFSELELDEAQQALAGLSA, from the coding sequence ATGACCCCTTCTGACCTGCCCAAGGTGCTGGTCAGCGCTTGCCTGCTGGGGCAGCCGGTGCGCTATGACGGCCGCGCCAGTGGCCACCCCGACCTGTTGCAGCGCTGGCAGGCCGAAGGGCGCGTGGTGCCGTTGTGCCCGGAAGTGGCCGGTGGCTTGCCGACTCCACGGCCACCTGCAGAGATACCGGGCGGGCAGGGTGGGGAGGTGCTCGACGGTGGCGCGCAGGTGCTGACGGTGGCGGGCGAGGATGTCAGTGCCGAGTTCCTGGCCGGGGCGCAGCGGGCGCTGGAGCTGGTGCACCGGCATGGCATTCGTGTGGCCGTGCTGAAGGCTGGAAGCCCTTCGTGTGGCAACCGGTTGACCTATGACGGCACGTTCAGTGGTGTGAAGGTGGCCGGGGAAGGGGTGACCACGGCATTGCTGCGGCGGGCGGGGGTGCTGGTGTTCAGCGAGCTGGAGCTGGACGAGGCACAGCAGGCTCTGGCCGGGCTTTCAGCTTAA
- a CDS encoding FAD-binding oxidoreductase produces the protein MTHPAVIDELMTLVDPGKVLTDAASLEAYGKDWTKHYPPAPSAIVFPKTVEQVQAIVRWANTHKVALVPSGGRTGLSAGAVAANGEVVVAFDYMNQILGFNAFDRTVVCQPGVITRQLQAYAEEQGLYYPVDFASSGSSQIGGNIGTNAGGIKVIRYGMTRNWVAGLKVVTGKGELLELNKDLIKNATGYDLRQLFIGAEGTLGFVVEATMRLDRAPRNLTAMVLGTPDFDSIMPVLHAFQGKLDLTAFEFFSDKGLAKILARGDVPAPFETDCPFYALLEFEASTEEVANEALATFEHCVEQGWVLDGVMSQSETQLKNLWKLREYLSETISHWTPYKNDISVTVSKVPLFLRDIDAIVAEHYPDYEVVWYGHIGDGNLHLNILKPEHMSKDDFFASCTKVNKWVFDIVKRYNGSISAEHGVGMTKRDYLGYSRSPEEIACMKAIKAVFDPNGIMNPGKIFAPE, from the coding sequence ATGACTCACCCCGCTGTTATTGATGAACTGATGACCCTTGTCGACCCTGGCAAGGTCCTGACCGACGCAGCTTCCCTGGAAGCCTATGGCAAGGACTGGACCAAGCATTACCCACCGGCGCCCAGCGCCATCGTCTTCCCCAAGACGGTGGAGCAGGTGCAGGCGATCGTGCGCTGGGCCAACACGCACAAGGTGGCGCTGGTGCCGTCGGGCGGGCGTACCGGGCTTTCCGCAGGCGCCGTGGCGGCCAATGGCGAAGTGGTGGTCGCCTTCGACTACATGAACCAGATTCTCGGCTTCAATGCCTTCGACCGCACCGTGGTCTGCCAGCCAGGGGTGATTACCCGCCAGTTGCAGGCCTACGCCGAAGAACAGGGCCTGTATTACCCGGTGGACTTCGCTTCCAGCGGTTCCAGCCAGATTGGCGGCAATATCGGCACCAATGCCGGCGGAATCAAGGTGATTCGCTACGGCATGACCCGCAACTGGGTGGCCGGGCTGAAAGTGGTCACCGGCAAGGGTGAGCTGCTGGAGCTGAACAAGGACCTGATCAAGAACGCCACCGGCTACGACCTGCGCCAGCTGTTCATCGGTGCCGAAGGTACCCTGGGCTTTGTGGTCGAGGCCACCATGCGTCTGGACCGTGCGCCGCGCAACCTCACCGCGATGGTGCTGGGGACCCCGGATTTCGACTCGATCATGCCGGTGCTGCATGCCTTCCAGGGCAAGCTGGACCTGACCGCCTTCGAGTTCTTTTCCGACAAGGGCCTGGCCAAGATCCTGGCGCGTGGCGATGTGCCGGCGCCGTTCGAGACCGACTGCCCGTTCTATGCGCTGCTGGAATTCGAGGCCAGCACCGAGGAGGTGGCCAACGAAGCCCTGGCCACCTTCGAGCACTGCGTCGAGCAAGGCTGGGTGCTGGACGGGGTGATGAGCCAGAGCGAGACCCAGCTGAAAAACCTGTGGAAACTGCGCGAGTACCTGTCGGAAACAATCTCGCACTGGACCCCGTACAAGAACGACATTTCTGTCACGGTATCGAAAGTGCCATTGTTCCTGCGCGATATAGATGCCATCGTCGCCGAACATTACCCGGATTACGAAGTGGTGTGGTACGGCCACATCGGCGACGGCAACCTGCACCTGAACATCCTCAAGCCCGAGCACATGAGCAAGGATGACTTCTTCGCTTCGTGCACCAAGGTCAACAAGTGGGTGTTCGATATCGTCAAGCGCTACAACGGCTCGATCTCGGCCGAGCACGGCGTGGGCATGACCAAGCGAGACTACCTGGGCTACAGCCGCTCGCCCGAAGAAATCGCCTGCATGAAGGCAATAAAGGCCGTGTTCGACCCTAACGGCATCATGAATCCGGGTAAGATCTTCGCACCTGAATAG
- a CDS encoding fumarylacetoacetate hydrolase family protein, whose product MSYQHQYVDGTRIHFPLGKVVCIGRNYAEHAKELDNPIPTEPLLFIKPGSCVVPAEGGFKIPVERGSVHYEAEIAVLLGKPLSTHPSEEEVLDAISGYAPALDLTLRDVQAKLKEKGLPWELAKCFDGACVLPPFVSAASFEDVTDIPVRLTVNGEVRQDGNSAMMLNPIVPMIQYMAAHFSLQAGDVILTGTPAGVGPFNVGDELVLELPGVSRFESRVL is encoded by the coding sequence ATGAGTTACCAGCACCAGTACGTAGACGGCACACGCATTCACTTCCCGCTGGGCAAGGTGGTGTGCATCGGCCGTAACTATGCCGAGCATGCCAAGGAGCTGGACAACCCGATCCCCACCGAACCGCTGCTGTTCATCAAGCCGGGCAGCTGCGTGGTGCCGGCCGAGGGCGGCTTCAAGATTCCGGTCGAGCGTGGCTCGGTGCACTATGAGGCGGAAATTGCCGTGCTGCTGGGCAAGCCGCTGTCGACTCATCCGAGCGAGGAAGAGGTGCTGGACGCCATTTCCGGTTACGCCCCGGCGCTGGACCTGACCCTGCGCGATGTGCAGGCCAAGCTGAAGGAAAAAGGCCTGCCATGGGAGTTGGCCAAGTGCTTCGACGGCGCCTGCGTACTGCCGCCGTTCGTGTCAGCCGCCAGCTTCGAGGACGTGACCGACATCCCGGTGCGCCTGACCGTCAACGGCGAAGTTCGCCAGGACGGTAACAGCGCGATGATGCTGAACCCGATCGTGCCGATGATTCAGTACATGGCCGCGCATTTCTCGCTGCAGGCGGGGGATGTGATCCTTACCGGCACCCCGGCGGGCGTGGGGCCGTTCAATGTCGGTGACGAACTGGTGCTGGAGCTGCCGGGTGTGAGCCGCTTCGAAAGCCGGGTGCTCTGA
- a CDS encoding DUF6436 domain-containing protein yields the protein MKTRIIKPLCMALVLIVGAIILWQAYTTFQARYLRPFDNQATLFDGSQLQLPPELAGPGPIRVVHFWDPACPCNVGNQQHLGDLVNQFASQGVTFHVLQKPDSHGQLPANLTALKPLASVPGSEHLPASPAVAIWDRQGHLAYFGPYSEGAVCNASNSFIEPILKALLDGRQVSASNTLAVGCYCPWAG from the coding sequence ATGAAGACTCGGATCATCAAACCACTGTGCATGGCTCTCGTCCTCATCGTCGGCGCCATCATCCTCTGGCAGGCCTACACCACCTTCCAGGCCCGCTACCTGCGCCCGTTCGACAACCAGGCCACGCTGTTCGACGGCAGCCAGCTGCAGTTGCCCCCCGAGCTGGCCGGCCCCGGCCCGATCCGGGTAGTGCATTTCTGGGACCCGGCCTGCCCGTGCAACGTCGGCAACCAGCAGCACTTGGGCGACCTGGTCAACCAGTTCGCCAGCCAGGGCGTGACCTTCCACGTACTGCAAAAGCCCGACAGCCACGGCCAGCTGCCCGCCAACCTCACCGCCCTCAAGCCACTCGCCAGCGTGCCCGGCAGCGAACACCTGCCCGCCTCTCCGGCCGTGGCCATCTGGGACCGGCAAGGCCACCTGGCCTACTTCGGCCCCTACAGCGAAGGCGCCGTGTGCAATGCCAGCAACAGCTTCATCGAGCCGATCCTCAAAGCGCTACTCGACGGCCGCCAGGTGAGTGCCTCCAATACCCTGGCGGTGGGCTGCTACTGCCCCTGGGCCGGCTGA
- a CDS encoding substrate-binding periplasmic protein has translation MRSIIGVMLAVLITPLAQAELIDEIADRGELRIAVQANNSPYAFKENDHLTGFEIEFGQDLARELDLRAEFIEAPAAEVLPGVESGKYDIALTPSSESPKGDGPLDVSLPFGEKQLVIPFQKDNPAFESAVNNALQRLKDSGRTAELEQKWFKGVPETASGQ, from the coding sequence ATGCGTTCGATCATAGGAGTAATGCTGGCGGTACTGATCACGCCATTGGCTCAGGCCGAGCTGATAGACGAAATTGCCGACCGGGGCGAACTGCGCATTGCCGTACAGGCGAATAACTCGCCGTACGCATTCAAGGAAAATGACCACCTGACCGGTTTCGAGATCGAGTTTGGCCAGGACCTGGCCAGGGAACTGGACCTGCGCGCCGAGTTCATCGAAGCCCCTGCGGCAGAGGTACTGCCCGGTGTCGAGAGTGGCAAGTACGACATCGCACTGACCCCGTCGAGCGAATCACCAAAAGGTGACGGCCCGCTCGATGTGAGCCTGCCGTTTGGCGAGAAGCAGCTGGTGATCCCGTTCCAGAAGGACAACCCGGCGTTCGAGAGCGCGGTGAACAATGCACTGCAGCGGCTCAAGGACAGCGGGCGGACTGCCGAGCTTGAGCAGAAGTGGTTCAAGGGTGTGCCTGAGACTGCGTCCGGGCAATAG
- a CDS encoding SdiA-regulated domain-containing protein has translation MPSPSSAPATPKRRFFLRWPFGLAAAAVIGYGVAVAMHWDDRGALWVKESFESTAERSESVWLPDYQVDIDAKPLPGMDDDEASDVAFNPRTRTLFAVMGKNPILVELSLDGDVLRKIPLNGWNNPEGVAVLEDGFLAITDERLHDLTVVKVDAQTTSLNHDDFQSHDLGQSVKSNKGFEAVAWDPLRQRLVIGEERPPRLYTWNTDGRSPLTGEKQPLPNDELDLRNLSALGVDPRTGHLLALSADSNMLLELDEQGQQVSFMTLLGGFNGLQDTIPRAEGVAMDDKGNLYMVSEPALFYRFRKN, from the coding sequence ATGCCATCTCCCTCCAGCGCCCCGGCAACCCCCAAGCGTCGTTTCTTCCTGCGCTGGCCCTTCGGCCTGGCCGCGGCGGCGGTAATCGGCTATGGCGTGGCTGTGGCCATGCACTGGGATGACCGCGGCGCGCTGTGGGTCAAGGAAAGCTTCGAAAGCACCGCCGAGCGCAGCGAAAGCGTATGGCTGCCGGACTACCAGGTCGACATCGATGCCAAGCCGCTGCCGGGCATGGACGACGATGAAGCTTCGGATGTGGCCTTCAACCCGCGTACCCGCACCCTGTTCGCAGTCATGGGCAAGAACCCGATCCTGGTCGAACTGAGCCTGGATGGCGATGTACTGCGCAAGATCCCCCTCAACGGCTGGAACAACCCGGAAGGCGTCGCCGTGTTGGAAGACGGCTTCCTGGCAATTACCGATGAGCGCCTGCACGACCTGACCGTGGTCAAGGTGGATGCGCAGACCACCTCGTTGAACCATGATGATTTCCAGAGCCACGACCTGGGCCAGTCGGTGAAGAGCAACAAGGGCTTCGAGGCGGTGGCCTGGGACCCGCTGCGCCAGCGCCTGGTCATCGGCGAGGAGCGCCCGCCAAGGCTGTACACCTGGAACACCGATGGCCGCAGCCCGCTCACGGGCGAAAAGCAGCCGTTGCCCAACGATGAACTGGACCTGCGCAACCTCTCGGCGCTGGGCGTCGACCCGCGTACCGGCCACCTGCTGGCGTTGTCGGCCGATTCCAACATGCTGCTGGAGCTGGACGAGCAGGGTCAGCAGGTCAGCTTCATGACCTTGCTCGGCGGTTTCAACGGCCTGCAGGACACCATTCCGCGTGCCGAAGGGGTGGCCATGGACGACAAGGGCAACCTGTACATGGTCAGCGAGCCGGCCCTGTTCTATCGCTTCAGAAAGAACTGA
- a CDS encoding alpha/beta hydrolase yields MPAAFHPDLLRTSLAPLTVRQPLSVQAQDYQRFYGLNLSAHSWLGGFQAAGFELVGQAWLPEQPSATLFLLHGYYDHMGLYRHVIDWALKQGFAVISCDLPGHGLSSGERASISDFAVYQQVLEALFEQARTLQLPRPWHLCGQSTGGAIAVDHLLYQGARSPIDGQVILLAPLVRPCAWRWSKLSYHVLRHFVNGIERRFSENTNDPTFLPFLEADPLQPRRLPTAWVGALIAWVKRIEAAPRSTRRPLIVQGEADGTVDWPYNLEVLKAKFAEPQILMLPEARHHLANELPGIRQRYFDFIDQRLG; encoded by the coding sequence ATGCCCGCTGCCTTTCACCCCGACCTCCTGCGCACCAGCCTGGCGCCGTTGACCGTTCGCCAGCCGTTGTCGGTGCAGGCGCAGGACTACCAGCGCTTCTATGGCCTGAACCTGTCGGCCCACAGCTGGCTGGGCGGCTTCCAGGCCGCAGGCTTCGAGCTGGTCGGGCAGGCCTGGCTACCCGAGCAGCCGAGCGCGACGCTGTTCCTGCTGCACGGCTATTACGACCATATGGGCCTCTACCGGCATGTGATCGATTGGGCGCTCAAACAGGGTTTCGCCGTGATCAGTTGCGACCTGCCCGGCCATGGCCTGTCCAGCGGCGAGCGGGCCAGCATCAGTGATTTCGCGGTTTACCAGCAAGTGCTGGAGGCTTTGTTCGAACAGGCGCGCACGCTGCAACTGCCGCGCCCCTGGCACCTTTGCGGGCAAAGCACCGGTGGCGCCATCGCCGTGGACCACCTGTTGTACCAGGGCGCGCGCAGCCCCATCGATGGTCAGGTCATCCTGTTGGCGCCGCTGGTGCGGCCCTGTGCCTGGCGCTGGTCGAAGCTGAGCTATCACGTGTTGCGTCACTTCGTGAATGGCATCGAGCGGCGCTTCAGCGAGAACACCAATGACCCGACCTTCCTGCCGTTCCTCGAAGCCGACCCGCTGCAACCGCGCCGCCTGCCAACGGCCTGGGTGGGCGCCTTGATTGCCTGGGTCAAACGCATCGAGGCCGCGCCGCGCAGCACGCGGCGGCCGTTGATCGTGCAAGGAGAGGCGGATGGCACAGTGGACTGGCCGTACAACCTCGAAGTACTCAAGGCCAAGTTCGCCGAACCGCAGATTCTGATGCTGCCCGAGGCCCGTCACCACCTGGCCAACGAGCTGCCGGGCATTCGCCAGCGCTACTTCGACTTCATCGACCAGCGCCTGGGCTGA
- a CDS encoding DUF2059 domain-containing protein, with protein sequence MRRLFSLILLMICTVPVWADNLDQLYKAAGWPDQRAHFNDALTAAQERYRNSLPPAVYQALVNNSNQRFQAQAVDRRAQAQLRATLANPAPALAFFRSPLGRKVVAAELKATRKDELARNAKGLPKIQASDDRLLIIGHLAQALPAREAGAEVSLAIAGVAADSLSSMIPGLFGGGQAQNLLDGQRQRLMGQIGEDLNNTLLYVYRDLSDAELEEFATFAESPDGKAYYQAALAAVRAGLAVGQSSSDLK encoded by the coding sequence ATGCGCCGTCTGTTTTCCCTGATTCTGCTGATGATCTGCACCGTGCCTGTCTGGGCAGACAACCTGGATCAACTGTACAAGGCCGCCGGCTGGCCCGACCAGCGCGCCCATTTCAATGATGCCCTGACCGCCGCCCAGGAACGCTACCGCAACAGTTTGCCACCCGCCGTGTACCAAGCGCTGGTAAACAACAGCAACCAGCGCTTCCAGGCCCAGGCGGTGGACCGTCGCGCCCAGGCACAGCTGCGCGCAACCTTGGCCAACCCGGCACCGGCGCTGGCCTTCTTCCGGTCGCCGCTGGGGCGCAAGGTGGTGGCTGCGGAGCTCAAGGCCACACGCAAGGACGAACTGGCCAGGAATGCCAAGGGCTTGCCAAAGATCCAGGCCAGCGATGACCGCCTGCTGATAATCGGCCACCTGGCCCAGGCCCTGCCGGCGCGCGAAGCCGGCGCCGAAGTGAGCCTGGCCATCGCCGGCGTGGCGGCCGACAGCCTCAGCTCGATGATCCCCGGCCTGTTCGGCGGCGGCCAGGCTCAGAACCTGCTCGACGGCCAGCGCCAGCGCCTGATGGGCCAGATCGGCGAAGACCTCAACAACACCCTGCTGTATGTCTATCGCGACCTGTCCGATGCCGAGCTGGAAGAGTTCGCCACCTTTGCCGAGTCGCCAGACGGCAAGGCTTACTACCAGGCCGCCCTGGCCGCCGTTCGCGCAGGCCTGGCGGTTGGCCAGAGCAGCAGCGACCTGAAGTGA